In Acidobacteriota bacterium, the following are encoded in one genomic region:
- a CDS encoding winged helix-turn-helix domain-containing protein, translating into MSRHEKTPRVPAVSAKALVEAAKAIGHPARLRVLAMLQGRSMCVCQMTAVLELAPSTVSGHLNELRRSGLVVEDKQGKLVYYTLDARSPFHDLVRRSLVLVAGDERVATDRALVDRVQAVPIEVVTSAGFRLTAPGSRSTLRAGRTTTASASRADGTTRPRV; encoded by the coding sequence ATGTCCCGACATGAGAAAACACCGCGCGTGCCGGCGGTGTCGGCCAAGGCGCTGGTCGAGGCGGCCAAGGCCATTGGGCATCCGGCGCGATTGCGCGTTCTGGCGATGCTGCAGGGGCGTTCGATGTGCGTGTGCCAGATGACGGCCGTTCTGGAGCTGGCGCCCTCAACGGTGTCAGGGCATCTCAACGAGCTGCGACGCAGCGGCCTCGTCGTCGAAGACAAGCAGGGCAAACTCGTGTACTACACGCTCGACGCCCGGAGTCCGTTCCACGATCTCGTTCGACGCAGCCTGGTGCTCGTTGCCGGCGACGAGCGTGTGGCGACCGATCGAGCCCTCGTGGATCGCGTCCAGGCGGTGCCCATCGAGGTGGTCACCAGCGCCGGGTTTCGCCTGACCGCCCCAGGTAGCCGTTCGACGCTGCGTGCAGGCAGGACGACGACCGCCTCAGCCAGCCGGGCTGACGGCACCACCCGGCCCCGGGTTTGA
- a CDS encoding arsenate reductase ArsC produces MTTVVFACVHNAGRSQMAAAFFNLLADPGKARARSAGTSPGTKVHPEVVEVMREVGLDLSGAQPARLTQELAESASLLITMGCGDECPVVPGLRRDDWPLEDPKGKPLDLVRRIRDDIRGRVQALLEREDWALDATAPIGE; encoded by the coding sequence ATGACCACCGTCGTCTTCGCCTGCGTTCACAACGCCGGCCGTTCCCAGATGGCTGCCGCGTTCTTCAACCTGCTGGCCGACCCCGGCAAGGCCCGCGCCCGATCCGCTGGAACCTCACCCGGCACGAAGGTCCACCCCGAAGTCGTGGAGGTGATGCGGGAGGTTGGACTCGACCTCTCGGGGGCCCAGCCGGCGAGGCTCACGCAGGAACTCGCCGAGAGCGCGAGCCTCCTGATCACGATGGGCTGCGGCGACGAGTGCCCGGTCGTTCCCGGGCTGAGACGCGACGACTGGCCGCTCGAGGACCCGAAGGGGAAACCGCTCGACCTCGTCCGACGGATTCGCGACGACATTCGGGGCCGCGTGCAGGCGCTGCTCGAGCGGGAGGACTGGGCGCTGGACGCGACGGCCCCCATCGGAGAGTAG
- a CDS encoding NAD(P)-binding domain-containing protein encodes MDTDRGRIGFIGGGRVTRILAGRWERVGLRPAALLVHEPGDEAFKKLIELTPGATRASLEEAAAADIVFLALHPPAIGPALPAVRGGLKPEATVVSLAPKVSLAGLATGLGTTRLARMIPNAPSIVGRGYNPVAFGDGVDAATRASLATLFAPWGPAPEVDEAALEAYAILTGMGPTYFWFQWQTLRDLAGELGLPTRQADEALRHMLEGAVSTLFDGSLTPEHVMDLIPVRPLESVEADLTAAYRDKLLALFAKIRPGG; translated from the coding sequence ATGGACACTGACAGAGGTCGTATCGGGTTCATCGGCGGCGGTCGCGTCACCCGCATCCTGGCAGGGCGCTGGGAACGCGTCGGCCTGCGCCCCGCCGCGTTGCTGGTACACGAGCCTGGCGACGAGGCGTTCAAGAAGCTCATCGAGCTCACGCCAGGTGCGACGCGGGCGTCGCTCGAGGAGGCGGCAGCCGCCGACATCGTGTTTCTCGCGCTGCACCCGCCGGCCATCGGCCCGGCCCTCCCTGCCGTGCGCGGCGGCCTGAAGCCCGAGGCCACCGTGGTCTCGCTGGCGCCGAAAGTCTCGCTGGCCGGCCTCGCTACCGGGCTCGGCACGACCCGCCTCGCGCGAATGATTCCCAACGCGCCGTCCATCGTCGGACGCGGCTACAACCCGGTCGCCTTCGGAGATGGAGTCGATGCGGCCACGCGCGCGTCGCTCGCGACGCTCTTCGCGCCGTGGGGCCCGGCGCCCGAAGTCGACGAGGCCGCCCTCGAGGCCTACGCGATCCTCACGGGCATGGGCCCCACGTACTTCTGGTTCCAGTGGCAGACGCTCCGGGACCTGGCAGGTGAGCTCGGGCTGCCGACCAGGCAGGCGGACGAGGCTCTGCGGCACATGCTCGAAGGCGCCGTGTCGACGCTCTTCGACGGAAGCCTGACCCCGGAGCACGTCATGGACCTGATTCCCGTCCGCCCGCTGGAGTCGGTCGAGGCCGACCTCACCGCGGCCTATCGCGACAAGCTGCTGGCGCTGTTTGCGAAGATCCGTCCAGGCGGGTGA
- a CDS encoding type II toxin-antitoxin system PemK/MazF family toxin, with translation MPTTSGEPVPARGEVWWVRVDKLRPAVVVQTDAVREPRVRSFLVVPLTSRLHLEGLPGNVRFEKRVTGLPKPSVANVYDVQKVLRADFVERLGRLTPQQAGTLDEGLRLVLGL, from the coding sequence ATGCCGACGACGAGTGGTGAGCCCGTGCCGGCACGGGGCGAGGTCTGGTGGGTGCGCGTCGACAAGCTCCGGCCGGCCGTCGTCGTGCAGACCGATGCCGTCCGCGAGCCGCGGGTCCGATCGTTTCTCGTCGTTCCGCTGACCAGCCGGCTTCACCTCGAGGGCCTTCCGGGCAACGTGCGTTTCGAGAAGCGCGTGACGGGGCTGCCGAAGCCCTCGGTGGCGAACGTGTACGACGTCCAGAAGGTCCTGCGCGCTGATTTCGTCGAGCGCCTCGGGCGTCTGACCCCTCAGCAGGCCGGGACGCTCGACGAGGGCCTCAGGCTGGTGCTGGGCCTGTAA